A single window of Mycobacterium sp. ITM-2016-00318 DNA harbors:
- a CDS encoding AAA family ATPase, whose protein sequence is MTATGLTCGSCGAELRSADKFCHECAASVVAAPTPAEYKQVTVLFADVVRSMAIAAALDMERLREIVTDLVERSAAVVRRYGGSVEFTGDGVMAIFGAPVALEDHAFRACLAALAIQQEANRLAGEVARRDGVALRLRVGLNSGRVIAGEIGSGSFGYGAIGEQVGMAQRMESVAPPGGVMLSESTARLVEHAVTLAEPEWVRIKGADEPVRARRLVGIGPREGLVGRAEAPLVGRRQEMAALDAITDQAIVGCGGVVNVVGPPGIGKSRVAREAAAAAAGRGVEVFWTFCESHACEVPFHAVTRLLRAGTGVADLDEPAARARVREQLRDADPQDLLLLDDLLGIADPDVPLPPIDPDARRRRLTALINSVSLARSDPVVYVIEDVHWIDAVSESMFADFLTVIPETPSVVLVTYRPEYQGALTRMHGAQTISLAPLTEDETTRLLDELLGADSSVTAIGALIAGRAVGNPFFVEEMVRELAERGVLEGHRGGYTCRTDTAEVSVPATLQAAIAARIDRLEPGAKQTLNAAAVIGMHFTSELLTALGIDPVVDVLTRVELVDQVRFTPSAEYAFRHPLIRTVAYESQLKVDRAQMHRRVAAAIEQADPASADDNAALIAEHAEAAGEVEVAYGWAMRAGMWSTNRDVTAARVSWERARRIADSLPIDHPSRLQMRIAPCTMLCGSSWRGDYGNISDLFEELRELCTLADDKASLAIGMTGMLGEHFMHARLREASRWASEQMSLIESIADPMLTVALSVVASVVKCETGEFAEVLRWSNRVIELADDDPTKGNLFIGSPLAWALAQRAFARWALGQPGWRDDFDRAVATAQSADPISYAAVVNTLYGAAITCGLLLPDDAAVGEIDQALRAAERSADDVALGIARTGLGVALLHRASAADRQRGLELLEQLRDMCLHEIYYLSILHFGEVYIARERARRGDRAGALPLLRSAVDGMFNMGHLGPFIPGTGVLVETLLARGGEDDVREAQAAIDRLASVRFDDHLAVRDIWLARVQMLMAQAHGDDAAHAHLRDRYRDMAKTLGFEGHIAWGDAMVEGGE, encoded by the coding sequence ATGACCGCCACCGGCTTGACGTGCGGGTCGTGCGGGGCTGAACTGCGGTCCGCCGACAAGTTCTGCCACGAGTGCGCCGCTTCAGTAGTCGCTGCCCCGACACCCGCGGAGTACAAGCAAGTCACCGTGCTGTTCGCCGATGTGGTGCGGTCGATGGCTATCGCGGCCGCGCTGGACATGGAGCGGTTGCGCGAGATCGTGACCGATCTGGTGGAGCGCTCGGCGGCGGTGGTGCGCCGTTACGGCGGGAGTGTGGAGTTCACCGGCGACGGGGTGATGGCGATCTTCGGCGCCCCGGTGGCGTTGGAGGATCACGCTTTTCGTGCCTGCCTGGCTGCGCTGGCCATCCAGCAGGAGGCGAACCGGTTGGCGGGCGAGGTGGCCCGCCGCGACGGTGTGGCGCTGCGGCTGCGAGTGGGTCTGAATTCAGGTCGGGTGATCGCCGGGGAGATCGGTTCAGGGTCGTTTGGGTATGGCGCGATCGGTGAGCAGGTCGGAATGGCGCAGCGGATGGAATCGGTGGCGCCCCCGGGTGGGGTGATGTTGTCGGAGTCGACCGCGCGGCTGGTTGAGCACGCCGTGACGCTGGCTGAACCGGAGTGGGTGCGCATCAAGGGGGCCGACGAACCGGTGCGCGCACGCCGGCTGGTGGGGATCGGCCCGCGGGAGGGCCTCGTGGGGCGCGCCGAGGCGCCCCTGGTCGGTCGGCGCCAGGAGATGGCCGCCCTCGACGCCATCACGGATCAGGCGATCGTTGGCTGCGGTGGTGTCGTGAATGTGGTGGGACCGCCAGGCATCGGCAAGTCCCGGGTGGCGAGGGAAGCCGCGGCGGCCGCGGCCGGTCGCGGGGTCGAGGTGTTTTGGACCTTCTGTGAATCCCATGCCTGCGAGGTCCCGTTCCATGCGGTGACGCGGCTGCTGCGGGCGGGCACCGGTGTGGCTGACCTTGACGAGCCAGCCGCCCGGGCCCGGGTCCGGGAACAACTTCGCGATGCCGACCCGCAGGATCTGCTGCTGCTCGATGATCTGCTGGGCATCGCCGACCCCGATGTGCCGCTGCCCCCGATCGATCCGGATGCGCGGCGGCGGCGGTTGACCGCGCTGATCAATTCGGTCTCCCTGGCCCGTTCTGATCCGGTCGTCTACGTGATCGAGGATGTGCACTGGATCGATGCGGTCAGCGAGTCGATGTTCGCCGACTTTCTGACTGTGATTCCGGAGACCCCTTCGGTGGTGTTGGTCACCTACCGCCCCGAGTACCAGGGAGCGCTGACGCGGATGCACGGGGCACAGACGATTTCGCTGGCACCCCTGACGGAAGATGAGACCACGCGGCTGCTCGATGAGCTGTTGGGAGCCGACTCCTCGGTCACGGCGATCGGGGCGCTGATCGCGGGGCGGGCCGTCGGGAATCCGTTCTTCGTTGAGGAGATGGTGCGCGAGCTTGCCGAACGCGGGGTGCTGGAGGGTCACCGCGGTGGCTACACATGCCGCACTGACACGGCCGAGGTGAGTGTCCCCGCCACGCTGCAGGCGGCCATCGCGGCGCGCATCGACCGCCTCGAACCTGGTGCCAAGCAGACGCTCAACGCCGCGGCGGTGATCGGAATGCACTTCACCTCGGAGCTGCTCACCGCGCTGGGCATTGATCCTGTGGTGGATGTATTGACCCGCGTCGAGCTGGTCGATCAGGTCCGCTTCACACCATCGGCTGAGTACGCTTTCCGCCACCCGCTGATCCGCACGGTCGCCTACGAATCACAGCTCAAGGTCGACCGCGCGCAAATGCACCGCCGCGTGGCTGCCGCGATCGAACAGGCTGATCCCGCGTCGGCGGACGACAACGCGGCTCTGATTGCCGAGCACGCTGAGGCCGCGGGCGAGGTGGAAGTTGCGTACGGATGGGCCATGCGAGCCGGGATGTGGTCGACCAACCGCGACGTGACTGCGGCAAGGGTCAGTTGGGAGCGTGCCCGCCGGATCGCCGACTCGTTGCCGATCGACCACCCGAGCAGGCTGCAGATGCGCATCGCTCCTTGCACCATGCTCTGCGGCAGTAGCTGGCGCGGCGATTATGGGAACATCTCGGACCTGTTCGAGGAGCTGCGCGAGCTATGCACACTCGCCGACGATAAGGCGTCGCTGGCCATCGGTATGACCGGGATGCTGGGTGAACACTTCATGCACGCCCGGTTGCGAGAGGCGTCGCGCTGGGCCTCCGAACAGATGTCGCTGATCGAATCCATCGCGGATCCGATGTTAACGGTTGCACTGTCCGTGGTGGCAAGCGTCGTCAAGTGCGAAACCGGTGAGTTCGCCGAAGTGCTGCGATGGTCGAACAGGGTCATCGAATTGGCCGACGACGATCCCACCAAAGGCAACCTGTTCATCGGGTCGCCGTTGGCGTGGGCGTTAGCACAGCGCGCCTTCGCCCGGTGGGCCCTGGGCCAGCCGGGCTGGCGAGACGACTTCGATCGGGCCGTCGCCACGGCCCAGTCGGCGGACCCGATATCGTATGCCGCCGTCGTCAATACGCTTTACGGGGCAGCGATTACGTGCGGATTGCTTCTCCCCGACGACGCAGCGGTGGGCGAGATCGATCAGGCTCTGCGGGCCGCGGAAAGATCAGCCGACGATGTTGCGCTGGGCATCGCGCGAACCGGGCTGGGCGTCGCGCTCCTGCATCGCGCCTCCGCAGCAGACCGCCAGCGCGGACTGGAGCTGCTAGAGCAGCTCCGTGACATGTGTCTCCATGAGATCTACTACTTGAGCATCTTGCATTTCGGCGAGGTGTATATCGCACGTGAGAGAGCCCGCCGCGGGGACAGAGCGGGGGCCCTACCGCTCCTGCGGTCCGCCGTCGACGGGATGTTCAATATGGGACATCTCGGGCCCTTCATTCCAGGCACCGGCGTCCTGGTGGAGACGCTATTGGCCCGCGGCGGCGAGGATGATGTGCGCGAAGCCCAAGCCGCGATCGACAGGCTGGCGTCCGTGCGCTTCGATGACCATTTGGCTGTACGCGACATCTGGCTCGCACGTGTGCAGATGCTGATGGCGCAGGCCCACGGTGATGACGCGGCTCACGCGCACTTGCGGGACCGCTACCGTGACATGGCGAAAACGCTGGGCTTCGAAGGACACATCGCGTGGGGCGACGCAATGGTCGAGGGTGGGGAATAG
- a CDS encoding PE-PPE domain-containing protein yields MTVSIGVAALVVAATTPSASADAPPAGSPCPGNTTDCLYVPPPDRTALVLGGTTVPTPDQAYIDAVRDHFIAPTHPRQDIDYIPVTAPMEFWPITGFSRLVWFVIGPQSVWGLNGPGWPDEPLWKLSGLFDRTFGGSVRGGVTNLEDAIAAHPNEGLVIYGYSQGAVVANIEKQKLAEQYPERTDAPDIDFVLSGDPNLPNGGIASRFPGLYIPILDVSLNGPAQTDTQFDTVEILRQYDGASDFPLYPLNLVSTANALLGALYVHPYDLEPSLADPGTPSPIHTKTGDTDYYFFETEDLPLFAPLRMIGVPEPLIDVVEQFFRVLVELGYDRSILPGEPTPARLIPPLNPVKVATDLVNAVGEGTNNALAIVGLPSLLSIPAPVTLAAPATETATADIFRQVTSKDTPTQTEQGTVDGNGDQTQLVTVDGNGDRNPAGDVDRHGNRTHQVTSVDTPTRIQHVPSASAGASASSTTATPEPSASASTPKPAKRAGQPAKTRPGVRDSLGVTEQLPDRSHRSEGERPTTRTGAAGAGAATGARSSAASSSAASSSTGSSSLGASGGDGHGS; encoded by the coding sequence ATGACGGTGTCGATCGGCGTCGCAGCCCTGGTAGTGGCGGCCACGACCCCGTCGGCGTCGGCGGACGCACCACCCGCAGGCAGTCCCTGCCCCGGCAACACCACCGACTGCCTTTATGTGCCACCACCTGACAGGACCGCCCTGGTCCTGGGCGGCACCACCGTTCCGACGCCCGACCAGGCCTACATCGACGCTGTCAGGGACCATTTCATCGCGCCGACCCATCCACGCCAGGACATCGACTACATCCCGGTAACGGCCCCCATGGAGTTTTGGCCCATCACGGGGTTCTCTCGCCTCGTTTGGTTCGTGATCGGGCCGCAGAGCGTCTGGGGTCTCAATGGCCCCGGCTGGCCGGATGAGCCGCTGTGGAAGCTGTCAGGGCTGTTCGATCGCACCTTCGGCGGATCGGTGCGGGGCGGGGTGACCAACCTGGAGGATGCGATAGCCGCACATCCCAACGAGGGTCTGGTGATCTACGGCTACTCGCAGGGCGCGGTCGTCGCGAACATCGAGAAGCAGAAGCTGGCCGAGCAGTACCCAGAGCGGACCGACGCCCCAGACATCGACTTCGTGCTGAGCGGTGACCCCAACCTGCCCAACGGCGGCATTGCCAGCCGGTTCCCTGGCCTCTACATCCCGATTCTCGACGTGTCCTTAAACGGTCCCGCGCAGACCGACACCCAGTTCGACACGGTCGAGATCCTCCGGCAGTACGACGGCGCCTCCGACTTCCCGCTGTACCCGCTCAACCTCGTCTCCACCGCGAACGCGCTTCTGGGCGCCCTCTACGTGCATCCGTATGACCTCGAACCCAGCCTGGCTGACCCGGGCACACCGTCGCCCATCCACACCAAGACCGGCGACACCGACTACTACTTCTTCGAGACCGAAGACCTGCCGTTGTTCGCCCCGCTGCGCATGATCGGGGTGCCCGAGCCGCTGATCGACGTGGTCGAGCAGTTCTTCCGGGTGCTCGTGGAACTCGGCTACGACCGCAGCATCCTGCCGGGGGAACCCACCCCAGCACGGCTCATCCCGCCGCTCAACCCGGTGAAGGTGGCCACCGATCTTGTCAACGCGGTCGGCGAGGGCACCAACAACGCCCTGGCCATCGTCGGCTTGCCATCGCTGCTGAGCATTCCCGCGCCGGTCACTCTTGCGGCACCGGCCACCGAAACCGCTACAGCCGACATCTTCCGCCAGGTGACGTCGAAGGACACGCCGACCCAAACCGAGCAGGGGACTGTCGACGGGAACGGCGACCAAACTCAATTGGTGACCGTCGACGGGAACGGCGACCGGAACCCAGCGGGCGACGTCGACCGGCACGGCAACCGCACCCATCAGGTGACGTCGGTTGACACGCCGACGCGAATCCAGCATGTGCCGTCGGCGTCAGCCGGTGCGTCCGCGTCGTCCACCACGGCAACGCCCGAGCCTTCGGCTAGCGCCTCGACGCCCAAGCCAGCGAAGCGTGCCGGTCAGCCGGCGAAGACTCGGCCGGGGGTGCGCGATTCGCTCGGGGTGACCGAGCAGCTCCCCGACCGATCCCACCGCAGCGAAGGCGAGCGGCCGACTACCCGAACCGGCGCGGCCGGCGCGGGGGCGGCCACCGGCGCACGCTCCTCGGCCGCATCGTCGTCAGCCGCTTCGTCGTCGACCGGCAGCTCCTCACTTGGCGCGTCTGGCGGCGACGGCCACGGTTCCTGA
- a CDS encoding N-terminal phage integrase SAM-like domain-containing protein has protein sequence MAVTRNQRVGIDDRWTRRVKGPDGRMVTADSALKGKVTRWRVRWVVDGREHSKVFDRKVDAQAHLDGLTAEVVRGTYVSPRKSAALFKTVADECLQGKGSRKPKTVAGYNSLLDTLILPRWGDMRLADITHGELQRWINAL, from the coding sequence ATGGCTGTCACCAGGAATCAGCGGGTAGGGATCGACGACCGTTGGACCAGGCGCGTCAAGGGTCCAGACGGCCGGATGGTCACTGCCGACTCGGCCCTGAAGGGCAAGGTGACGCGCTGGCGCGTTCGATGGGTGGTCGACGGGCGCGAGCACTCCAAAGTGTTCGACCGCAAGGTAGACGCGCAGGCGCACCTGGACGGGCTGACGGCTGAAGTCGTCCGGGGCACCTACGTTTCCCCGCGCAAGTCCGCTGCCCTCTTCAAGACCGTCGCCGATGAATGCTTACAGGGCAAGGGGTCTCGGAAACCCAAGACGGTCGCCGGTTACAACAGCCTGTTGGACACGCTCATCCTGCCGCGCTGGGGTGATATGAGGTTGGCCGACATCACGCACGGTGAGCTACAGCGGTGGATCAACGCGCTATAG
- a CDS encoding tyrosine-type recombinase/integrase, which translates to MPGLVPHELRHTCASLAIASGANVLAVQRLLGHLTASMTPGSLRPSVQR; encoded by the coding sequence GTGCCGGGACTGGTACCGCACGAGCTGCGGCACACGTGTGCCTCCCTGGCTATCGCGTCCGGCGCGAACGTGCTCGCCGTGCAACGCCTGCTCGGTCACCTCACCGCGTCGATGACCCCAGGATCGCTACGGCCATCTGTTCAGCGGTGA
- a CDS encoding phage major capsid protein, with the protein MAETTATNPELLADQVSSLLVQPLEAASVVLSSGPRIFDTSGVLRVPKLVSGATVGFVGEGGLIPDTADVDFDELVLMPTERKSLKVILRYTNELVRQSVIGIDAVLKARLVKDVSDKLDLALLTGNAASDSIRGLLHQAGTVTTELDVTDADSLLDAIGTCVANEVMPNRWLFNGGDFVKLRKLKEATGSKKYLLESDVTDGPTYRLFGIPVTPTNKIPEGTAILADFNQVAVARDVAPSVTVLTERYAEYDQVGLRVTCRYDLGLLQPKAVVVLVTPGS; encoded by the coding sequence ATGGCTGAAACAACTGCCACCAATCCCGAATTGCTTGCCGACCAAGTCAGTTCACTTCTAGTGCAGCCGCTCGAAGCCGCTTCGGTGGTGCTTTCCAGCGGCCCGCGCATCTTCGACACGTCAGGTGTGCTGCGTGTACCAAAGCTCGTTTCCGGCGCCACCGTTGGGTTCGTCGGTGAGGGCGGATTGATTCCCGACACCGCCGATGTCGACTTCGACGAACTTGTGTTGATGCCGACCGAGCGCAAATCGCTGAAGGTCATTCTGCGCTACACCAACGAGCTTGTGCGGCAGTCGGTTATCGGTATCGACGCAGTCTTGAAGGCCCGCCTTGTCAAGGACGTCAGCGACAAGCTGGACCTTGCACTGTTGACCGGCAATGCTGCCTCGGACTCCATCCGCGGCCTTCTCCACCAGGCGGGCACCGTCACCACCGAGTTGGACGTCACAGATGCAGACAGTCTCCTCGACGCCATCGGCACCTGCGTGGCTAACGAAGTCATGCCCAACCGGTGGCTGTTCAACGGCGGCGACTTCGTCAAGCTCCGCAAGCTCAAGGAAGCGACCGGCTCCAAGAAGTACCTCCTCGAGTCCGATGTCACCGACGGCCCGACCTACCGCTTGTTCGGAATCCCGGTGACGCCGACCAACAAGATTCCGGAGGGCACCGCGATTCTGGCTGACTTCAACCAGGTGGCTGTCGCTCGCGATGTCGCACCTTCGGTGACGGTGCTCACCGAGCGGTACGCGGAGTACGACCAGGTCGGTCTGCGGGTCACATGCCGCTACGACCTCGGGCTGCTTCAGCCCAAGGCTGTCGTCGTCCTCGTCACTCCGGGCAGCTAG
- a CDS encoding phage portal protein, whose translation MNDLLQILLQRLDEAAAKYADLERYYSGTQPLAYLSPEAKEALGTRFGRMASNLPRLAVTSLTERLRVTGYSGVDIWDDWLRNDMDQDSATAHREALLLGSSYVIVWADRLGQPLVTVESAKQMACVRDPGTRRITAAVKRWETDTGTEAVLYGPDEIVRYRSNATGATIHGFKAVESIANPLGVVPVVRLLNSDRILDEGVSEIEDLRPLCDGLNKTLADMMVTSEYVGRPRRWASGIELTEEPVLDDDGGETGETEAVNPFPEGNRMMLSENEAAKFGQLQAADLAGYEAAVRVLLGQVMAVSALPAHYCGVMQDSVTSADALRAAEASLTARAEARQQQFGRSWEDVARLMVAVRDGTDPLQVDARVQWADASTRSVAQEADAVTKLFAAGLLPASYALQRLGYTDDEIAQIRVARRTEALDSAGVDLTRLAS comes from the coding sequence ATGAACGACCTACTTCAAATCCTTTTGCAGCGACTCGACGAGGCCGCCGCCAAGTACGCCGACCTCGAGCGGTACTACTCAGGCACCCAACCGCTGGCCTACCTGTCACCAGAAGCAAAGGAAGCGTTAGGAACCCGGTTCGGCCGCATGGCGTCGAACCTGCCGCGCCTTGCGGTCACCAGTCTGACCGAACGGTTGCGCGTCACCGGATACAGCGGAGTCGACATCTGGGACGACTGGCTACGCAACGACATGGACCAAGACAGCGCGACCGCCCACCGCGAAGCGCTGCTCCTCGGCTCCTCGTACGTCATCGTCTGGGCGGACCGGCTAGGCCAGCCCCTAGTGACCGTGGAGTCTGCGAAGCAGATGGCCTGCGTGCGCGACCCCGGTACCCGCCGCATCACCGCCGCCGTTAAACGCTGGGAAACCGACACCGGCACCGAAGCTGTCCTTTACGGCCCCGACGAAATCGTGCGGTACCGGTCCAACGCGACCGGTGCCACGATTCACGGCTTCAAAGCGGTTGAGTCGATTGCGAACCCGCTTGGTGTCGTCCCGGTAGTCCGGTTGCTCAACAGTGACCGCATCCTCGACGAAGGCGTATCTGAGATTGAAGACCTTCGACCGTTGTGCGACGGGCTGAACAAGACGCTCGCCGACATGATGGTCACATCCGAGTACGTCGGCAGGCCGCGGCGTTGGGCATCCGGCATCGAACTGACCGAGGAACCCGTCCTCGACGACGACGGCGGCGAAACCGGCGAAACCGAAGCGGTCAACCCATTCCCCGAAGGCAACCGGATGATGCTGTCGGAGAACGAAGCCGCGAAGTTCGGACAACTGCAAGCCGCCGACCTCGCCGGATATGAGGCCGCCGTCCGCGTCCTCCTCGGCCAAGTCATGGCCGTCTCTGCATTGCCTGCGCACTACTGCGGCGTGATGCAGGACAGCGTCACGTCGGCCGACGCCCTCCGCGCCGCCGAGGCATCCCTCACCGCACGGGCCGAGGCTCGCCAGCAGCAGTTCGGTAGAAGCTGGGAGGACGTCGCGCGGTTGATGGTCGCTGTCCGCGATGGGACAGACCCGCTCCAAGTTGATGCCCGCGTGCAATGGGCCGACGCCAGCACGCGCAGCGTCGCACAGGAGGCCGACGCCGTCACCAAACTCTTCGCCGCCGGCCTGCTACCCGCCTCCTACGCACTGCAACGCCTCGGCTACACAGACGACGAAATCGCCCAGATACGAGTCGCCCGCCGCACCGAAGCATTAGACAGCGCTGGCGTCGACCTCACCAGGTTGGCGTCGTGA
- a CDS encoding terminase large subunit domain-containing protein yields the protein MKAGPKSAVDDSPLPWRPRSAGSARFSRFCETYVKVPKGKGAKTPLRLRDWQRDLVGSVLDAEVQPRTAGWMLPRGQGKSTLVAAYGLYRFFCGGEGAVVCVVAVDERQAGIVFGIARRMVELHDDLSSRCQVFKERLYIPSRDAHFHCLPAEPKRLEGLDYTLAILDEAGVANRDSYEVLTLAQGKRETSTLIAIGTPGPDPNNQVLADLRNYAADHPEDTSLVWREFSAAGFEDHPADCTHCWELANPALDDFLHRDAMHALLPPKTRDATFRRARLCQFATDTDGAFLPVGVWEGRSTGQGIAHGAEVIIALDGSFSDDTTALLAGTVSTEPHFDTIKVWQRRNGDDSYRVPVAEVEHEIREACRRWRVQEIVADPFRWTRTLQALEAEQLPVVEFPHSPARLTVATGDLYSAAVNGRLTHSGDRQLAEHVAAAVIVEDARGIRLAKASRSRAARKIDLAACLVMAHSRATWRATHKKRKRAVSFK from the coding sequence ATGAAGGCCGGGCCAAAGTCGGCTGTCGACGATAGCCCGTTGCCGTGGCGGCCTCGGTCGGCAGGGTCTGCGCGCTTCTCAAGGTTCTGCGAGACCTACGTGAAGGTTCCGAAGGGAAAAGGTGCCAAGACGCCGCTGCGGCTGAGGGATTGGCAGCGGGATCTCGTCGGGTCTGTTCTCGATGCTGAGGTGCAGCCGCGTACCGCGGGTTGGATGTTGCCGCGTGGGCAGGGCAAATCGACGCTGGTCGCCGCCTACGGGTTGTACCGCTTCTTCTGCGGCGGCGAAGGCGCTGTCGTGTGCGTCGTCGCGGTCGATGAGCGGCAGGCCGGCATCGTGTTCGGCATCGCCCGCCGCATGGTCGAGCTACACGACGACTTGTCGTCGCGATGCCAGGTGTTCAAGGAAAGGCTCTACATCCCGTCGCGGGACGCGCACTTCCATTGCCTGCCTGCGGAACCGAAACGGCTGGAGGGCTTGGACTACACCCTCGCCATCCTCGACGAGGCCGGGGTAGCGAACCGCGACTCCTACGAAGTGCTGACACTGGCGCAAGGCAAGCGGGAAACGTCGACGCTCATCGCCATCGGGACGCCGGGACCGGACCCGAACAACCAAGTACTCGCAGACCTCCGCAACTATGCGGCCGACCACCCCGAAGACACATCGCTCGTGTGGCGTGAATTCTCCGCGGCAGGTTTCGAGGACCACCCAGCCGATTGCACCCACTGCTGGGAGTTGGCCAACCCGGCTTTAGATGACTTCCTGCACCGCGATGCCATGCACGCGCTGTTGCCTCCCAAGACCCGTGACGCGACATTCCGCCGCGCCCGATTGTGTCAGTTCGCCACCGACACCGACGGTGCCTTCCTACCCGTCGGAGTATGGGAAGGACGGTCGACCGGACAAGGCATAGCTCATGGCGCGGAAGTCATCATTGCGCTTGATGGCTCATTCTCGGACGACACAACCGCCCTGCTGGCGGGAACCGTCTCGACGGAGCCACACTTTGACACCATCAAGGTATGGCAACGCCGCAACGGCGATGATTCCTACCGCGTGCCCGTCGCCGAGGTCGAACATGAGATACGAGAAGCCTGCAGGCGCTGGCGGGTACAGGAGATTGTCGCCGACCCCTTCCGTTGGACCCGCACGCTACAAGCGCTTGAAGCAGAACAGTTGCCGGTGGTTGAGTTCCCACACTCACCGGCACGACTGACAGTTGCGACCGGTGACCTGTACTCGGCTGCAGTCAACGGCCGCCTCACACACTCCGGTGACCGGCAACTCGCCGAGCACGTCGCCGCCGCCGTCATCGTCGAGGACGCCCGAGGCATCCGCCTCGCCAAAGCCTCCCGGTCTCGGGCTGCCCGAAAAATCGACCTCGCCGCCTGCCTGGTGATGGCGCATTCCCGCGCTACCTGGCGCGCAACTCACAAGAAACGAAAGAGAGCAGTGAGCTTCAAATGA
- a CDS encoding AAA family ATPase — MLDGTIDSPTPEICRRDDGIGLFYRGQVNVVFGDSEAGKTMLCDFGTVQVLNDGGNVLRLDLDHNGPDATVARLLALGASTTVLRDDSRFLYTEPDDALHLTRIVAHMATWLPTFVVLDSIGELMPLYKANSNSADEFTAVHRSVIKALAKTGAAVAAIDHISKGAESRSYGATGTAAKKRAAGGSSLRVSVDKPFTPGKGGSAWITIQKDRHGGLRQESPASDKEPVAGKFVMEVDGDVTRAYIRPPEPGTRNPAEIAPPDDVAAVEALDPHPKSARDARRRLAWRDERARKAYKTWYQEKNT; from the coding sequence TTGCTGGATGGCACTATCGACTCCCCGACACCGGAAATCTGCCGCCGCGACGACGGCATCGGATTGTTTTACCGCGGTCAGGTCAATGTCGTCTTCGGCGACTCCGAAGCGGGCAAGACCATGTTGTGCGACTTCGGCACGGTCCAGGTGCTGAACGACGGCGGCAACGTCCTCCGCCTCGACCTCGACCACAACGGTCCCGATGCCACGGTTGCGCGTCTGCTGGCCTTGGGCGCGAGCACGACGGTACTTCGAGACGACAGCCGGTTCTTGTATACGGAGCCTGACGACGCCCTCCACTTGACGCGGATTGTCGCGCACATGGCGACATGGTTACCGACCTTCGTTGTGCTCGACTCCATCGGCGAGTTGATGCCGCTCTATAAAGCCAACAGCAACAGCGCAGATGAATTCACCGCCGTGCACAGGTCGGTCATCAAGGCACTTGCCAAGACTGGCGCCGCGGTCGCTGCAATCGACCACATCTCCAAGGGCGCCGAGTCACGCAGTTACGGCGCAACCGGGACCGCCGCCAAGAAACGCGCTGCCGGCGGCTCATCGCTTCGAGTGTCAGTTGACAAACCATTCACGCCCGGAAAGGGCGGCTCGGCATGGATCACCATCCAAAAGGACCGACACGGCGGATTGCGGCAGGAATCACCAGCTAGCGATAAAGAACCCGTCGCTGGGAAGTTCGTCATGGAAGTCGACGGTGACGTCACGCGCGCTTACATCCGGCCGCCCGAGCCTGGAACGCGCAACCCCGCCGAAATCGCGCCGCCCGACGATGTCGCCGCAGTCGAAGCACTCGACCCCCACCCGAAGTCAGCACGTGACGCAAGACGCCGCCTCGCGTGGCGCGATGAACGCGCACGAAAGGCATACAAGACCTGGTACCAGGAGAAGAACACATGA
- a CDS encoding helix-turn-helix domain-containing protein, which yields MENEYLSAADLEALTGTPESTWRYFAHIGSGPASLKIGRRRVWKRSTVLAWLESLESATA from the coding sequence GTGGAGAATGAGTACCTTTCCGCAGCCGACCTCGAGGCGCTCACTGGGACACCGGAGAGTACTTGGCGCTATTTCGCGCATATCGGAAGCGGCCCAGCGTCATTGAAAATCGGCCGACGCCGGGTGTGGAAGCGGTCCACAGTGCTGGCATGGCTCGAAAGTCTGGAGTCCGCCACAGCATGA